In the Deltaproteobacteria bacterium genome, TTGGTTTAGCGCAGGCAATCTTACACGATCCCGATTTACTTATTCTCGATGAACCCACTAGTGGTCTTGACCCTAACCAAATTGTTGAAATTCGTCAGCTTATTCGTGATTTGGGATGTGAAAAAACGGTAATTCTGTCGACGCATATATTGCCTGAAGTGCAAGCCACCTGCGGTCGCATTATAATTATTAATGATGGCAAATTGGCGGCTGATGATACTCCCGATGCCCTCACTGAACACGACTCAGGAGCAGTTGTACGCCTTATTGTAAAAGGTAAAGACAGCACTAAGTGCGATGTCACTCGCATTCATAATGTGCTTGTTGGCCTTGAAAATATTCACAGCGTTGATCAATGTGATGGTGAAGGGTCTGGCACAGCAGGCTTTCGTCTAAAAGCTCGAGGGTCAAGTGATCCACGTGAAGCGGTATTTAACGCCGCAATTAGTAACGAATTTGTCGTATTAGAAATGCATCGTGAGCGAGCTTCATTAGAAGATACTTTCCGTCGGCTTACCCGAGGTGAAGATAGCAACAGTAAGGAGGAACTGCGTGCGTAATATAGCAACTATCTCTAAAAGAGAGTTAGCGAGTTATTTTAATTCGCCAATGGCGTATATTGTTATGTGTGCGTTTTTATTAGTTTCAGGTTGGATGTTTTTTAGCCAATTGTTTCTTAATGAACGCGCAGATATGCGGTTGTTTTTTTCGCCATCACCGTTTTCTCCTTCGCTGCTGTTGGTTAT is a window encoding:
- a CDS encoding ATP-binding cassette domain-containing protein produces the protein MVEVVSLRKDFGSMRAVADISFSVNRGEVVGFLGPNGAGKTTTMRMLTGFLKPSAGSALIQGINVSEDRLGAQRLIGYLPENAPLYDDMIVSEFLDYVAKLRGIIPEKRSPRRKEICERCGLAEVIGKDIGQLSKGYRQRVGLAQAILHDPDLLILDEPTSGLDPNQIVEIRQLIRDLGCEKTVILSTHILPEVQATCGRIIIINDGKLAADDTPDALTEHDSGAVVRLIVKGKDSTKCDVTRIHNVLVGLENIHSVDQCDGEGSGTAGFRLKARGSSDPREAVFNAAISNEFVVLEMHRERASLEDTFRRLTRGEDSNSKEELRA